In a genomic window of Athene noctua chromosome 24, bAthNoc1.hap1.1, whole genome shotgun sequence:
- the LOC141969877 gene encoding sodium-dependent phosphate transport protein 3-like, which translates to MQRHADNTQAGEEPEAKQDEAPLLAEQPSSRTGLCSARCGLTLVLHVSLFMAYGLRVSLSIAIVAMTNGSHPHGWSGSAPHSSYSGFAQDAPVYSWSPETQGIILSSFFYGYGLTQALGGYCSGLYGGKPILGSGLLLSSVLTLLVPRAAELGVSFLIGLQVLLGLAEGVIFPAQYTLWAKWAPPLERSRLMNIADAGCTFGTFFALLVAGIICQSLGWPFVFYIFGAVGCAWCLCWFLLVYEDPARHPWISAREQEYIVSSLAHQGSCHGHSLPLVAMAKSLPLWAITIACFCTDWLFYMLLTSMPTFMSTILHFDLRENGLLSSMPYVGNGLGHILAGLLADFLLARRMLGTAAVRKLFSALGMLLPAAFLVAVPYIGCSSTVAVVLLTLALTIISLTGAGININHIDIAPRYAGFLLGITNTFGIVAGIIAPTAVGLLVSQDLQTGWRNAFFVSAALNLFGLIFYVAFGSGTIQDWAREDAAGQ; encoded by the exons GGCTCTGCTCCGCTCGCTGTGGCCTGACCCTGGTCCTGCACGTCTCTCTCTTCATGGCCTACGGGCTCCGGGTCAGCCTCAGCATCGCCATCGTCGCCATGACTAACGGCAGCCATCCCCACGGCTGGTCCGGCAGCGCTCCCCACAGCTCCTACTCTGGCTTTGCTCAGGAT GCCCCTGTGTACAGCTGGAGCCCCGAGACTCAAGGAATCATCCTCAGCTCCTTCTTCTATGGCTACGGCCTCACACAGGCCCTGGGCGGGTACTGCTCGGGGCTGTATGGGGGGAAACCCATCCTGGGCAGCGGGCTCCTGCTCTCCTCCGTGCTCACCCTCCTCGTGCCCCGAGCAGCAGAACTCGGCGTGAGCTTCCTCATtgggctgcaggtgctgctgggctTGGCTGAG GGAGTGATATTTCCAGCTCAGTACACACTCTGGGCAAAATGGGCCCCTCCGCTGGAACGCAGCAGGCTCATGAACATTGCTGATGCTG GATGCACCTTTGGGACTTTTTTTGCTCTCCTTGTGGCTGGGATCATCTGCCAGAGTCTGGGGTGGCCTTTTGTCTTCTACATCTTTG GTGCCGTGGGCTGTGCCTGGTGCCTCTGCTGGTTCCTCCTCGTGTACGAGGACCCTGCGCGTCACCCGTGGATCAGTGCCAGGGAGCAGGAGTACATCGTGTCGTCGCTGGCTCACCAG GGTAGCTGTCATGGCCACTCCCTCCCACTTGTGGCCATGGCTAAATCACTGCCTCTTTGGGCAATCACCATTGCCTGCTTCTGCACTGACTGGCTGTTCTACATGCTGCTGACCTCCATGCCCACGTTCATGAGCACCATCCTCCACTTTGACCTCAGAGAG AACGGGCTCCTCTCCTCCATGCCTTATGTCGGGAATGGGCTGGGGCACATCCTGGCTGGGCTGCTGGCCGATTTCCTCCTGGCCAGGCGAATGCTTGGCACAGCAGCCGTCAGGAAGCTCTTCTCAGCACTCG GGATGCTGCTCCCAGCTGCCTTCCTGGTGGCTGTGCCTTACATTGGCTGCAGTTCCACAGTTGCTGTGGTCCTTCTAACGCTGGCCTTGACAATAATCAGCCTCACAGGGGCAGGCATCAATATTAACCACATTGATATAGCACCCAG ATATGCAGGGTTCTTGCTGGGAATCACAAACACCTTTGGCATAGTCGCAGGAATTATTGCTCCTACCGCAGTTGGACTTCTTGTCAGCCAG GATCTCCAGACTGGTTGGAGGAATGCCTTCTTCGTATCTGCAGCCCTCAACCTGTTTGGCCTGATCTTCTATGTAGCCTTTGGCAGCGGAACCATCCAAGACTGGGCTAGGGAGGATGCTGCTGGGCAGTGA